The following coding sequences are from one Nilaparvata lugens isolate BPH chromosome 4, ASM1435652v1, whole genome shotgun sequence window:
- the LOC111051049 gene encoding NADH dehydrogenase [ubiquinone] 1 alpha subcomplex assembly factor 2: protein MSREGRGIVVSILKNFWDSLKPRQFRGTLVGEDHYGTKYYEITGEGRQRKERYFVPLTKEEFDQEIPSEWESWLRGRRVTPPTKEEILKNYQLMVSKKENATELDLKHKGAAKIEQEKQATGFHSFPVYEEYKDDPLNKK from the coding sequence ATGTCGAGGGAAGGAAGAGGAATCGTTGTGTCTATTCTGAAGAACTTTTGGGACTCTCTGAAGCCGAGACAATTCAGAGGAACACTAGTTGGTGAGGACCATTACGGCACCAAGTACTACGAAATCACTGGCGAAGGCAGGCAACGAAAAGAGAGGTACTTTGTGCCTTTGACCAAAGAAGAGTTCGACCAAGAGATACCCAGCGAATGGGAGTCGTGGCTGAGAGGTCGCAGGGTGACTCCGCCCACAAAAGAAGAAATCCTCAAGAACTACCAGCTGATGGTGTCGAAAAAAGAAAATGCCACCGAGCTCGATCTGAAGCACAAAGGAGCGGCAAAGATCGAACAGGAGAAGCAAGCTACTGGTTTTCATTCGTTTCCTGTCTATGAAGAATACAAAGACGACCCTCTTAATAAGAAGTAG